From a region of the Priestia megaterium genome:
- a CDS encoding LytR/AlgR family response regulator transcription factor produces MYRAMVAEDDKDLRLSICEFIESNGYRVIAQIGDGKEAFRQIQRNKPEVLFIDIDLPNMSGIEVAKKAHAQFPHLAIVFITGYREYAYEAFEIDAVDYLIKPFNYERFYDCFRKIDLYLNKEKERMQFLAIQNRKSLELVNYENIMYIASENKCTSVYVFEEKKVRVIRTSETLKEMEARLDHDIFVRTHRSYIVNIKYIKRIDPSGQSYIIYLNHTSSFIYLSKTYLPSLYTYLCIKNKNNKIGSRAKATF; encoded by the coding sequence ATGTATCGGGCTATGGTAGCTGAAGATGATAAAGATTTACGTTTAAGTATTTGTGAATTCATAGAAAGTAACGGTTATAGGGTTATTGCTCAGATAGGGGACGGCAAAGAGGCTTTCCGCCAAATACAGAGAAATAAACCAGAAGTATTATTTATAGATATAGACCTTCCTAATATGAGTGGAATTGAAGTGGCCAAAAAAGCACATGCTCAATTTCCCCACTTGGCTATTGTGTTCATTACTGGTTACCGTGAATACGCTTATGAGGCGTTTGAAATTGATGCGGTAGACTATTTAATTAAACCATTTAATTACGAGAGATTTTATGATTGCTTTCGAAAAATTGATCTTTATCTCAATAAAGAAAAAGAAAGGATGCAATTTTTGGCTATTCAGAATAGAAAAAGTTTAGAGTTAGTTAATTATGAAAATATTATGTACATTGCTTCAGAAAATAAATGTACATCAGTTTATGTATTTGAAGAAAAAAAGGTGAGAGTAATTAGAACTTCAGAAACGTTAAAAGAAATGGAAGCACGGTTAGATCATGATATTTTTGTGCGCACACATCGAAGCTACATTGTCAATATTAAATACATAAAGCGAATTGATCCTTCTGGTCAATCATATATAATTTACTTAAATCACACGTCCTCTTTTATTTATTTAAGTAAAACATACCTTCCAAGTTTATATACATACCTTTGCATTAAAAATAAAAACAATAAAATTGGTTCTCGTGCAAAAGCCACTTTTTAG